A stretch of DNA from Yoonia sp. G8-12:
CAGGTGCAGTGCCGAACGCGGCGGAATTGGCCGATGTGGTTTTGACGGGCACCGACCCCATCGACGCCATCGAGGCGGTGGACGAAGTCTGGACCATGACCTCGCTCTTGGGGTTCGAGGCGCTATTGCGCGGCAAGAACGTCACCTGTCTTGGCACGCCGTTCTATGCGGGCTGGGGCCTGACCGATGACCGCGCCATGCCAGTGACGCGCCGCCAAGCACGGCTTGATCTAGCAGGATTGGTGCATGCCACACTGATCACATATCCGCGCTACCGTGATCCGGTGACAGGGTTACCTTGCCCCGTCGAGGTAATCGTAGACCGCATTGAAAACAATGACTTACCAAGACACAGCACGTTCAATCGCAGTTTGGCGAAACTACAGGGTGTCTTTGCAAGCTATGCGTTTTTGTGGCGCTGAACCTCAGGTTTGCGCGACCATATGTGGCATATATCCTGACCCACGGCTCTGACGCTTTCCAAAACAAAACGCGGCGCAGATGCCAGTCGGTCAATCCCCATCGCGGCCAGCATCGGCGTGCCTTCGGCCCCGATGGCGGCACCTGCGGAATAGACAATCAACTGATCCACCAAACCCGCGTTCAGCAACGATGCAGCCAGCATCCCGCCGCCTTCGCAGAACACGCGGGTCACGCCCTGCGCGGCCAGTGCTTCCATCACAGACGCGGGGTCCACTTGGCCTGACGCGGTCGCACAAGGCAGGCTTTGCGCGCCTTTTGCGGTCCAGTCAGTCACATCCGCCTCGGCCCCATGACACAGCCAGACAGGTATCTGATGGGCCGTTTGCGCAAGGTTCCCAGTGGCAGGAATTTTCATTGCACGCGATACAACAACGCGCACCGATTGGTGGTTAATCCCGAGCCCCCGCACGGTCAAAGAAGGATCGTCCGCGCGCACCGTTCCCGCCCCCACCATCACCGCATCATGGCGCGCCCGGCGCATATGCACATCTCGGCGGGCCTCTGGGCCGGTGATCCACTGGCTTTCACCGGTCGCGGTCGCAATACGGCCATCCAGCGTGCCCGCCATTTTTAACGTCACGAAGGGGCGGTTTTCCTTTGTACGCAACAAAAAGCCCGCATGGTCGCGCAATGACTCGGCCTCACCCACGCCGCAATCCACAACAATCCCCGCATCGCGCAGCATCGCAATGCCGCGCCCAGCGACGCGGGCGTCAGGATCACCTGTCGCCACAACCACACGCGCGACGCCCGCATCAATCAACGCCTGAGAGCAAGGCGGCGTCTGCCCCTGATGGGCGCAAGGCTCCAGCGTGACATAGGCCGTTGCGCCCTGCGCCGCCGGTCCTGCATGCGCCAGCGCGCGGGTTTCGGCATGAGGGCGGCCACCGTCCGCCGTCCATCCGCGCCCGACAATCCGCCCCTCTTTAACAATCACGCAGCCCACCGCAGGGTTCGGCCAAACACGGCCCATCCCGCGCCGCCCCAGCATAAGGGCCAGCGCCATGAACCGGTCATCTTGGCTCTGGGTCACGCGTCCAGATCGTCTTTGTGATCGGGGCGCAATTCGCTGACAAATTTGTCGAAATCGTCGGCCGCCTGGAAGTTCTTGTAAACACTGGCAAAACGCACGTAGGCCACCGTATCAATCCGCGCGAGGCTTTCCATCACGATCTCACCGATGGTGCCTGACGGGATATCCGTTTCCCCAAGGCTTTCCAGACGGCGCACAATGCCGCTGATCATCTGGTCAATCCGCTCAGGCTCGACCGGGCGCTTTTGGAGCGCGATGCGTATCGAGCGTTCCAGCTTGGGTCGGTCGAAATCCTCACGGCGACCATTGGTTTTGATCACAACAAGGTCACGCAATTGCACACGTTCATAGGTGGTAAACCGTCCGCCACAGGCCGGACAGAACCGACGGCGGCGGATCGCCACGTGGTCTTCGGCGGGGCGGCTGTCTTTGACCTGTGTGTCAACATTTCCACAAAACGGGCAACGCATGTTCAGTCCTCATTCTTCGTGCAAGGGTCTACGACTGGTAGCGTGGCCCCACTTATCCACAGGCACTATATGAGGGCGGGTAAGTTTTGGGTAGGGGGAAATGAAGGCGCAAGATGCAGGGCGCAGGTGTTGCTTTTGCGACTCGCTTCACCCGTTCGCTCAGCCCATATGCGCAATCACGCACCTCTGATGAGGCCTGTCGCGGTGCTCAAAAAGATAGATCCCCTGCCACGAACCCAAGGCCAGCCGCCCATCAGTTACGGGAATGCTCAAATGGGTCGGCAGCATTGCTGCTTTGATATGCGCGGGCATGTCGTCGGGCCCTTCATAGGTATGGGTGAGGTAGGCCATGCTGGGGTCTGTTGTGGGTGGCACCAGCCGGGCAAAGTAGTTTTGCAGATCGGTCTGCACCTCATGGTCCGCGTTTTCCTGAATAAGCAAACTGGCCGATGTATGTTGAACAAAGAGCGTCAAGAGCCCCGTGCCCCGCACCCAATCCGTCACATG
This window harbors:
- the ribD gene encoding bifunctional diaminohydroxyphosphoribosylaminopyrimidine deaminase/5-amino-6-(5-phosphoribosylamino)uracil reductase RibD, whose translation is MTQSQDDRFMALALMLGRRGMGRVWPNPAVGCVIVKEGRIVGRGWTADGGRPHAETRALAHAGPAAQGATAYVTLEPCAHQGQTPPCSQALIDAGVARVVVATGDPDARVAGRGIAMLRDAGIVVDCGVGEAESLRDHAGFLLRTKENRPFVTLKMAGTLDGRIATATGESQWITGPEARRDVHMRRARHDAVMVGAGTVRADDPSLTVRGLGINHQSVRVVVSRAMKIPATGNLAQTAHQIPVWLCHGAEADVTDWTAKGAQSLPCATASGQVDPASVMEALAAQGVTRVFCEGGGMLAASLLNAGLVDQLIVYSAGAAIGAEGTPMLAAMGIDRLASAPRFVLESVRAVGQDICHIWSRKPEVQRHKNA
- the nrdR gene encoding transcriptional regulator NrdR, with product MRCPFCGNVDTQVKDSRPAEDHVAIRRRRFCPACGGRFTTYERVQLRDLVVIKTNGRREDFDRPKLERSIRIALQKRPVEPERIDQMISGIVRRLESLGETDIPSGTIGEIVMESLARIDTVAYVRFASVYKNFQAADDFDKFVSELRPDHKDDLDA
- a CDS encoding secondary thiamine-phosphate synthase enzyme YjbQ; amino-acid sequence: MQTRFDIATSGPGLYEFTHHVTDWVRGTGLLTLFVQHTSASLLIQENADHEVQTDLQNYFARLVPPTTDPSMAYLTHTYEGPDDMPAHIKAAMLPTHLSIPVTDGRLALGSWQGIYLFEHRDRPHQRCVIAHMG